In one window of Brachyhypopomus gauderio isolate BG-103 chromosome 16, BGAUD_0.2, whole genome shotgun sequence DNA:
- the folr gene encoding folate receptor produces the protein MEQQPNFRARAFLALTLLIAVPSCAYGLDKLNMCMDAKHHKTEPGPEGKLYKQCTPWRENACCTANTTEEAHEDNSYLYNFNWNHCGTMSEKCKRHFVQDTCFYECSPHLGPWIQQADESWRKERILDVPLCREDCETWYNDCKDDHTCKDNWHKGWNWTTGINQCPRNAICRKWSEVFPTPQSMCEKIWSNSYKYTDLTRDSGRCMQMWFSGPNPNRKVAEFYLNRAPRTAAMTGSPVSFLAVLLLMLLR, from the exons ATGGAGCAACAACCAAACTTCCGTGCCAG agCGTTTTTGGCGTTGACCTTGCTGATAGCTGTGCCTTCTTGTGCTTACGGTTTGGATAAATTGAATATGTGTATGGACGCCAAGCACCATAAAACCGAACCTGGGCCGGAAGGCAAACTGTACAAGCAA TGTACACCTTGGCGTGAGAACGCCTGCTGTACTGCGAACACCACAGAAGAAGCCCATGAAGACAACTCCTACCTCTACAACTTCAACTGGAACCACTGTGGGACCATGAGTGAGAAGTGCAAACGCCACTTTGTCCAGGACACCTGTTTCTACGAATGCTCCCCTCACCTGGGGCCCTGGATACAGCAG GCGGACGAATCTTGGCGGAAGGAACGTATTCTTGATGTTCCACTGTGCCGGGAGGACTGCGAGACCTGGTACAACGATTGCAAGGATGACCACACCTGCAAAGACAACTGGCACAAAGGCTGGAACTggaccacag GCATAAACCAATGTCCAAGGAACGCTATTTGCCGCAAGTGGAGTGAGGTGTTTCCCACGCCCCAGAGTATGTGTGAGAAGATCTGGTCTAACTCCTACAAGTACACCGATCTCACCAGGGACAGCGGTCGCTGCATGCAGATGTGGTTCAGCGGGCCGAATCCTAACCGAAAGGTTGCGGAGTTCTACCTCAACAGAGCTCCTCGCACGGCAGCCATGACGGGAAGTCCTGTGTCCTTCCTCGCTGTGCTTCTGTTAATGCTTCTGAGGTGA